The following DNA comes from Ptychodera flava strain L36383 chromosome 23 unlocalized genomic scaffold, AS_Pfla_20210202 Scaffold_24__1_contigs__length_23054250_pilon, whole genome shotgun sequence.
TCTCGATTTCCTGTAACAGAACTTATCTACAAACCCTCCGCCGTGTCGCTATGGTAACAGAACTTATCTACAAACCCTCCCCTGTGTCGCTATGGTAACAGAACTTACTTAGAGATTCTAGACATAAATACAGCCATTCTTTTTAATCAAAGTGAGTTATTATCGTCAACGAAGGCATGCATTGTATCGTTATCCTATACATACGAGTGTTTGCATTGCTGTATGGATCAAAGCACTTTATATCAGTCAAACTTGAGGTCTTTCTCTAGTTTTTAGTATTTCTAGTCTTTCTCTATATTTTAGTTTTCAACTTTTGTTTATCACATGATTCCTGGTGCGTTGAGGTTACCTTTCAATTAATTTTTGGATATAAATCTTtaattttcatgaaagtttAACTGTCCAATGGCCTGAGATTGATACTCTCGCCAAAAAGAGCTGATACTCTCGCAAAAGAGTGTTTATATTCTGTGTTTCGAAATTTTAAATCTATAATGATATCATATTTTCTTCAACACTCTGTGGCTAATTCACcataaaatacattttgttgCAGTTTATGGCATTGAAGTAAAAGATCACACGGTTTTAGCTTTCTATGGGATTGGCACCGTtaatcacagaaaaaaaaacattcgtTCGATGTCACTTTGAGTAaaagttttgtcttttttgatatttttgatttcTTCAACCTGTTACATAAAGTTTTCTTTTCAGGTTTTTaacggaaaaatgttttacgtACATTGAAGAGCATACACCTATTCATCATTGTGCCTGGTTTTAAAGTTATCATTCGGTAACTTTGGAAAATCCAAAGACAAACATTTAATAATTTCGCTGAAGCTAAATTGTGCTAAATTCTCCTGACTGTTTTTATAGCCTGGATCGTTGCAATACCATATGTCGAGATTCAATATACACAGAAAGATGCATGGAATTTTACGCCACATTACAGAGTTGTATATTAAAAGCCTGTggtattttgaaatgcaaaCATCGATAACATGTAAAAGTAGGCCATGTCACTTCACTACATTCAACAACATCCACTTCAGTTCACAGTTTTAAACGCAAATCATAAGTTCCAAACTCTTAAAATAGCATGTTAAACATTTGTTGATGCGACCTGGATGTTACTGCATACCAGAGGCGAGGTTTTAAAATGGTTACAGTTTTAGTGTTAAGAGACCAAGTTACGTAGATTGCGACTTGCTcaaaattatttacaaattttaactAACTTAAACTAAATTTACCAATTTGAACCAACTAAAACTAAATTTATTGATAGAAAAGAAATTTATATTACATCCAGCAAATAGTATGTGATGACGCCCTCAACGGTTTGAGTCTCACACATTTTCTGATAATGTGATCTTTCAAGGACAGTATTTATTTAATAACTGAACCATGATATCATTGAAATATATAGTTTCATAACAGTATTCTTGTGTAGAATTACTAAATTTATTCCCTGGCTGAATTTGTAGTCAAGATTTTTCAAATCATCGATTATTTTGTAATTAGATAACTGTGTGATATTTGACACCAATACATTGACCTTGGTCTGGCAAATTGAACATTGGAGATCAATTTTCCGTTTGACTGAAatggctagagaaaagagaaagatatTGAGATCGTTTTATAATTAATTCAAAGATGATCTATTACATTAATCTGAAAATAAAAGTACTTCTGTGAGAAATATCTAGCGTCATGAAAAATACCATGAAAGCTAGTTTCGTTGTCGATGACTCAGCCTATACAGTTCAAGAGAAGCAGACAgtatcaacattttgttttactctaattGTAGATTTTCATGACAACAACGGTATTGGCGTCAACAAGAATTGAATTACGACTGCAACATTTCGATAATTCAAACGAAAGAATTATAGACGGTGGTCGCTGTGATCCTTTCGGTGGCAACTGTGACGTCAAAATTTCCTTTTGTCTCGAACTTGGATCAAGGTGAGTGACGATTGGTCTCTTTACTGTTAAAACTCTGCAAAACCCTTTGATTGAATTCCAATCCTGGCTACTTTTGTCGCCTCTTGAACAAATGTCTCTTTAAAAGTTGATTAATCTGCATGTAAATTCCAAAGCTTTCCAATAGTCAAAGGAAAGTGTAGCGTTGCTTGGATGGTCAATCGAAGGCCGGGGATCGACGTGTGAGACAGAAAGccgatagagggaccgtggtcaaaTGAATCATTCCCgggccttcgatcgactatcaAAGTAACGCTGCAAGCaccttagacttggttcaagtcggtgaattcttaaaaaataaactcatttataatagtttctcttgtgtctctcctatttcgtacaaacctattcggaatttggcagcccaggccagatttccccagcgattgaatgcgttacctttgatcATGAGTCTGCGCAgaagtgagttagtttctgccgtgATTCCGGGGCAGGCgacagaagttgcaactgaaaaatgacctgagggcagcgctgccctgagggcagctcagagtGGAGGaaacatgtgcacaacattcaatgacgtcactgatGAACTGtatatctgccctgagggcagctcagatatattgctgccctcagggcagattggcagataggataggaaatgtatgtctgccctgaggacagctcagatatattgttgccctcagggcagattggtagatgggataggaaatgtatgtctgccctgagggcagctctgatatattgttccctcagggcagattaatagatatacaattatgcaatgatGAGTGAGCATAGCAAATgtgtgtctgccctgagggcagctcagatatattgctgccctcggggcagattggtaggtagtataggaaatgtatgtctgccctcagggcagattgatagatatacaattatgcaatactttcaggataggaaatgtatgtctgccctgagggcatattgctgccctcagggcagcaatatatctgagctgccctcagggcagacatatttATATATCCTATCCTTAAAGTATTGCATAGTGTAATCTACCAATCTGGACTGAGAGCAGCAATAagtattgcatagtgtatatctaccgatctgccctgagggcagcaatatattagagctgccctcagggcagatatacatttcctatccttaaagtattacaaagtgtatatctaccaatctgccctgagggcagcaatttattagagctgcccttagggcagacatacatttcctatcctatctgccaatctgccctgagggcagcaatatctgagctgccctcagggcaggcATACAGTTCCTCAGTGACGTCATTGGATGTTGTGCACATGTCTACTCCCCTCTGaactgccctaagggcagcgctgccctaaggtcatttttcagttgcaacttctgccgcctgTTGATTGCGGGTGAAGCTCCCCTGTATAGCATTCACACTAccaccgtgggtggagggacgatGACACCACTCATTGtgtccactccactcacgcgcgtGTTTCacataaatacaaaatacaaatcattgcgttcactccactcaaacattcacaaatcacagacttgaaccaagtctacaagCACCTGTGTACATAGTTATAGCTATCAAAACAATCAAGCATCAGCCGTAAACTTTGCAGCTATAGATCGAAACATCGTACGCCAGAAATACATCTATGTTTAGACAAAAATCTCAGTGTCAGCGTGCTTCTTTTCAACGTATTTTCACACACACAGagatacacacagacacacacacacacagagacacacacacacacattacaaaaattacttcaagtacaaagtaataatcaCAGTCagctgtggtctattccgctctgagTCTATGCGCCCAATAGAAGTTTATACATATGCCTgggtttttctcaggcatatatacaaacgtctatggggcgcacagatgcagagcggaatagaccacagctGACTGTGGTAATAATTCAGTGATGTTCTCATACTTTTTGTTGTCTtaaaggtgttatcagtgaggccgatgtaaaccttCTCCTTAGGGACCGTTctgtttttacggcctgggggtgccggcaaaatcttgtcaccGGTGTTCAATAAAATAgagaccccctgcatttttcgtgaaaaaagatgacccccccccctttgtcagacaaaataatttgatgacccccccctccGCTGagaaataaccaaaacccatatgtcaaatttacccatacggtttgaatttgaactgcggtacgcggcgcactttattcatatagcagagatgccagtgcacaaacttctcagccacatccatgcaaacgtctattaattaggacgactgtaaagcaatttttaacttaatttccatagacaacttacgTCCATGGACAttttataaagtaaactttattagagtggttcgccaaaggcagcccattacttaaagtcaactttattctaggtaaagagggtcgatcatggccattgcataaagtaaactttactggacagggccgctgaaggcgtccggctgttaagatggtcatggggtattacataaagtcaatttattgtagtgggccgccgcaggcggcccgccggtaaagagggtcgatcatggccattgcatgaatagaatagaatagaatagaattgaTCTTTATTGAACTGTATGCCACTCTGGCATATTAGCACATAAAATAAAGATTTTCAACatcaagttgaacaagtcagaatgaaagaaaaaaaacttccAAATTCACTtagaaataatataaaattttctcttttcaaaacaacaataaataaattttgccaAAGAAACAGCTGTGTTATtgtttgtcattatttcaataaatgtttcagttaaacTTTGTTTCTTGTCTTTTAAACGCGGGATTTGTATTCTTTCTTTGTTATATAATGGGCATAAGAGTAGAAAGTGTATTTCATCTTCTATTTTGTTACTCTTGCAACATGGGCAGAGACGTTTTTCTGCTCCCATTTTACGATgtctacctgtttctatgttAAGTTGATGTGCACTTAGTCTAAATTGTGTTAGAGAAGCCCTTGTGCGTGGATTTTTCACAATATCTAAGTAAGTTTCATAATGTTGGTGTGTTTTGAATAAACGGTATTTTTCATATTGCCCTGTTTATTATCATTAAATAATACATTATGTATTTGTGTCTAAAATGTTCTTCTATTTGAAACCTATGTTTTTTAAATCTGTTTTGTCtacatgttgatttttccaaattttttcaAAGCCAAAGCCTGACAATAATTTACGTACTGTAAACACCCAGTTCTGAGTAGTTTCTGACTCCCTTTCATTTTGGTATGTTTCTTTTATTAAACTAGTTTCAGGACTTGAAATAATTTCCCCCAATATTTTAACATAGAAAGTGCGATTTTAGCTTGCAATGGTAAACAACCCACTTCCAACAAGACAGCAATGTTAGTTGTTTTGCAGTGGACCTGCAGGactgacttcaaaaatttttgtttgtgtcttttcAACACTAGAGTTTAAGTTTAAAGCTTCTAAGTTTATCACCTGTGGACCCCATATTTCTGCACATGATTGGCTGAATAACTGCTTCAaagagttttaaaaatgttcGTACTGGAAGAATATTTTCTGATCTTAATAGTTGCCTGATCTTAAATTTTGCTTTAAGAGCTTTGTAACTTGCTAAGTTAAATTAACCATTATTTGTTAATGTTAATCCtaagtatttatatttttgaacaatttccAATTCTTTATCATCATagaaaaatttgtatttatgtattttatgGCCAGATTTGttaaatatcattatttttgttttgttatagtTTATGGCTAATCcccatttttcacaataattttTGAGATTGTTGATACTGTGTTGTAAACCTGTGGCAGTTTCCGATAAAACCACCaaatcatcagcatataaaaGTGAACCAAGGGCTTCGATCAAATTGTTTACTTTTAAAGGGGCGCTCTCTCTTTCACTAAAACAACTTTTAATAtcattaatgaaaatattaaataaaattggGCTTAGACCATCACCCTGTCTTATTCCTCTCTCAACTGGAAATGaataaaagtaatgaagtaaacctaattggagtgggccgtcAAAGgtgtctgcccgttaagagggtcatggatAATAcgtaaagtatatttattgtagtgggccgccaaaggcagctcgccggtaaagagggtcgatcatgaccatggcataaagtgaactttatgtaggtatattatgtttttgaaaatgtggtgacacccccccccctttcctaccagtgaaaaagcgatgaccccccccttcgcggattccaaaattacgatgaccccccggccgtaaaaactgaacggtcccttattgACTCCCGGTGATACTTTGCCCTTGCAAATGACACCTTTGAATACTGACAGCACGGAACTATCAAAGTTTATTTGGTCTCTCAAGAACAAGGACAATGTCTTTGACGTGTCATGGCCAATTGTTGATAAAGCATCAAGTTAATCTAACAAAAgaaagcgatgtaatctttgtatatcagaaaagctatacattatcaatgctgacaaatctacgccaTTAAACAAACGCCTGAGGTGGTTTCAAAATATCTCtcgcaaaacaaatattatttatcaaattttgacacgATTATCGTATGTCTCAACCACATAAACGAGAATGTTAGGGCTAAGGATCTTTTCAGTCCTGACTgcctgtctgaagattgcaaatgcatgaaacttaagtaacaaatGTTATTACTTTGAACTTGGAGTAATTTGggctatacatacatacatacatacacatacacggTAAATCGCTCAGTCGTAATTTAGCATTGTTTTACACCGTGAAGATTTTCAAacttcagagagagagagagagagagagagagagagagagagagagagatgatgatgatgatgatgatgatgatgatgatgatgctctGACTCCGGGAATAACAAGACGAAAGACATATCATCTTTATGTCATCTGTGTGGCTTAAGAATTCAATAATGCCATTTTTCTTTCTGAATCATCCTCGTCTATCTATCAAGCAGTTTAAAATACAAAGACAATCTGAAATCCTTCaccactgaaatattttaaaatattttacattcaattaTGCTAAGAGTCAGAGGCTTTACATTTTTCTCTAGCAATATGGGGAAGCTTTGCTGATACATGCTGAAGCGTTAAAAAAACATCCAAAAATGTGCATTCCAGCTTTCTTGCCTTTAACGCTGTATATTATAACCTACCATCAACAAATTCACAACACTGGGGACAAAATGCCAACAATTATTGCTTATTCAGTTGCATTCAGGACaagacaaacaacaacaacaatttgaTATCATAGAACGAAAACTTTTTCTTCTTCATAAGTTTTTCCCTAACGCTACGTGATGAGTATTTCTACGTCGGTCATTAAACACCGTGATTAGATACTCACCAAGCAATGTGTTTGATTTCATCGATAGCACTGGATCTCAAGACTTCAGTAACTGTCTATTAGATCGACGCAGTAGTCTTATCTATACAAATAGAAACTCCTTTGATTTTCCGGATGTGATACCAAATGGTATAGAGCAACCATTAGCACTTTCCATCGGTCCATGGCCGGTAAGTTAACCCTCTATTTCCATTGGTCCATAGATTTATATGTGCAATATAGAGTGCGTTCTGGAAAAGTGTCACGGCAACGTCGCGTCATTTTCAACtattttaaacaaacaaaatagatGAATTTACGTTTAGTTCTGACCTCATCGATATGAATCACCAcagatgaatatttttttaatattctgaCGTGACATTCATGTAGAAAATTCGAtggattttttatttctataccattttttcattgtacagGGCAGTATACGTTTTAAGGCCGTCGCTTACGATGTCGATGACATAGGCGGTAACGACAAAATTGACGTGTACGACACTGATATTACAATGGATCCAGCAAGCGGCAGTTCAACTGCTAACTGGCATGATTATGCCGTAGAGGGACATCATAGTTCAAGGTAATTTTCTGAATTTAAATATGGACTACTGACTGTGAACACTAACTAGACATGCAAGCTGACATATGTCAGTGAAATTCAGGCCTCACTTCAGCTTTGTACAACACTAATCCGTTCACAATGATCGTAATCGGAcaactgttttcaaaatgtttggaaATATTGGTCAAGATGGACTTTACTAAATTGTCGTTTAAATAATGTTAATTTCCTTGTGTGGTGCTAAGTGTTCATTAAACATTTAAAGGCTTAAAACACTGcaaaaaatatttctgtcaataaTAAGGTTGGGAGTACACACATGTCTGAACAATGCCTCTCAGATGTCTTCCTATTTTCCGATTCTTTTTCTACTGTCCAGAGCCGCTAAATTGTCTCTCTCACGTCCAGTTGCATGAAAGTCGTAATACTGGCGATGTTGAGACAACTTTATTATGGATTATAATTATGACTGCTCACTCTGATTGGTTCACAGCATTGATATCAGATTGAAAGTGTACTGCGATGACAATTACTATGGTGACATGTGCGACCTGTACTGTCTAGCAAATGATGACGTCACCGGTCACTACGATTGTAATAGACTCAACGGTCATAAAATGTGTCATTCAGGATGGACAGGTGCAAACTGCGACGTCAATATTGATGAATGTTCGTCTTCACCGTGCCAAAATGGTGCTGAATGCGTAGATCACGTGAACAGTTTCAATTGCCTGTGTGGTGCAGgatttacaggtatactttccaGACTgatgttttttgctcacgtattcacacacgtgagcatatgtcgcagcgatgtctgtctgtctgtctgtctgtctgtctgtctgtctgtctgtgcgctCGATATCTCCAAAACGGCTCTTCAGATCAgaatgaaatttggtacatagatcCAGTcggcaaatggcaagaactgattagtttttggtgggtgtggcttgcttactttttgctcatttgcataattaataattttagaaaaaacagctatacattgagaacggctGCACAGAATTTGTTGAGactcgctacaaatgttgatcacaccaagatatatcagcagtgggaaccattcaggggtgacatgaaagatagttgctaatttgcatatttaatgaactttcctaattaggaatatatatctgatttgacttgatcaaaattgaccaaacttggtatgtatatcgaagatactatgattaaacattattgaaagtcattaagcattttaacttcagccaattcctattttgcatatttaatgaactttcctaattagggatatatctgaattgactggaccaaagttgatgaaacttgctacatatattgaagactctatgatgcaacattattgaaaatcattaagcatttttacttcatccaattccttatttgcatatttaatgaactttcttaattagggttatttatctgaattgacccgaccaaagttgacgcaacttgctatatacattaacgacactatgatacaacattattgaaagttattaagcattttttcttcagccaattcctaatttgcattttcaatgatcttttctaattacggatatatatactgggatttacttgatcaaagttgggaaaacatgcaatgtacattgatgattataccaggttataacaatatcaaaagtcatttcacattttcatgacagctaatttataatttgcatatctaatgagctttcacagttcggcatatatggcctgaaggacttggccaacggttattgcacttgctatataaagtggtgatacaaatGACAGCAgccaaagaaatttaatatttttatttcagctaattacatatttgtatagttcatggccttttagaattaattgtggtgaatattgttcattatgttgatcataatactttcaatgaagttgcaaacatgtggcaaaggttcatattcacacataactgcaatacataatgaaacacgtgagcattttcagttcgaATCTGGTCTGTAACGCAGTATTGTATCCTAGTAATGTATAGTAACATAGTGTGATAAGGTGTGATATGGTGTGGTGTGacatgatgtgatgtgatgtgatgtgatttaATGTGGTatgatgtggtgtgatgtgatgtggtgtggtgtgatatgatgtgatgtgatgtgatgtgatgtgatgtgatgtggtgtgatgtgatgtggtgtggtgtgatgtgatgtgatgtgatgtgatgtgatgtgatgtgatgtgatgtgatgatgtgatgtgatgtgatgtgatgtgatgtgatgtgatgtgatatgatgtgatgtgatgtgatgtgatggtgtgatgtgatgtgatatgatgtgatgtgatgtgatgtgatatgatgtgatgtgatatgatgtgatatggtgtgatgtgatgtgatgtgatgtgatgtgatgtgatgtgatgtgatatggtgtgatgtgatttgatgtgatgtgatgtgatgtgatgtggtgtgatgtgatatgatgtgttgtgatgtgatgtgatgtgatgtgatgtgatgtgatgtggatgtgatgtgatgtgatgtgatgtgatgtgatgtgatgtgatgtgatgtgatgtgatgtggtgtgatgtgatgtggtgtgatgtgatgtgatgtgatgtgatgtgatgtgatgtgatgtgatgtgatgtgatgtggatgtgatgtgatggatgtgatgtgatgatgtgatgtgatgtgatgtgatgtgattggtgtgatgtgatgtgatgtgatgtgatgtgatgtgatgtgatgtgatatggtgtgatgtgatgtggtgtgatgtgatgtgatgtgatgtgatgtgatgtggtctGGCGTGATGTGGTCTGGCGTGATGTGGTCTTGCGTGATGTGGTCTGTGGTGGtgtgtgtgatgtgatgtgatgtgatgtgatgtatgTGACGttatgtgatgtgatatgaataatatgatgtgatgtgagtGATGTACCTTCGTCTAATGTGGTTAAATCTGTAACCTATATGTAACGTAcacaatatttgttttatttcacacaGGAACTTTTTGTGAAGTAAACATTGACGAATGTGAGAGTTTACCATGCTTAAACGGTGGCAGCTGTATCGATGGAAATAACGAATTCGTGTGTATTTGTGCGGCGGGTTACTTTGGTAACATATGTGAGACTGACATCGATGAGTGTGCAAGCCAACCATGTCAAAATGGTGCCACCTGTACTGACATCATCGCTGGCCATCTGTGTACATGCGCTGAAGGTTTTGTTGGCGTGTCAtgtgaaactgaactcgacgaGTGTACAAGTTCACCATGCGAAAATGGCGGCACGTGTATTGACGAGGTTGCTAATTATACTTGTCAATGTGTCTCTGGCTTTGAAGGGAGACACTGTGAACTTGACATTGACGAATGCCATAGCAACCCATGTCAGAACAATGGGACATGTGAACATGGTGTGGACAGCTACAATTGTACATGTTCACCGGGATATGAAGGTTTGAACTGTGATATCGATATAAATGAATGTGAAAGTGGTCCGTGTTTTCATAATGCAAGCTGTATGGATATGGTCAATGGCTTTCAGTGTCTCTGTACATCTGGTTATGAAGGCGACACATGTCAATACGATATCAACGAGTGTCAAAGTGTACCGTGTAAAAACAATGCTACATGCATCAACCAAATCGATGGATTCTCATGTCAGTGTGTTCCTGGATACCAAGGTGAAGTTTGTGACGTCAATATAGATGAGTGTTCGTTTCAACTTTGTGAAAACCAAGCAAGTTGTATCGATGGTGTGAATGACTTCACTTGTCTGTGCCAGCCTGGATACACAGGCAAGACGTGTTCCATCGACATTGACGAGTGTAGTAGCAATCCATGCTATAACAATGCAACCTGTGTtgacaaggtaaacaaattaacatgcataaaATGGTACTATGGCGACCTTTTGAGTTTTACGTGTACTTGTAATCAATAAGTGATAAAGTTCAGAGAGTGGACCGTAGTTTAGAAGTTCAAGTTCCAACAgatgaaaacgaaaataaattGACCATCACACACATTTTTGTAAGTCCACGACTTTCAGGACAGAAGGAATAATTTGATATTCTGAGATTCACTGgctatgacgtcatttgtttgtttagaaAAGTTTAATTACTCTTTGCCACATTAATATAAAATCTCTCTAAACATTCAAGTCAGATGACAACATTTCAAAAGTAAAGGATAATCTAGTCTTGACTTCAacttgaaacttgatatgtcGATGAGAaactcattttcagtaaaaacgATAATTGTGATTAGTACATGCTATTCGTGTAACTCCGTAcacttttcaatttttgcagCCGATCATTTTACTACAGATACacttatattttttttcattacccTAGGTTGACAGCTATTTCTGTTTATGTCCCGATCAGTGGTATGGAGAGAATTGTGAATATCTGAAAGACAGTTGCTATGGCAATAACTGTACCAATAATTCTACTTGTGTGCCGCATGTTGATGGTTATACTTGTACTTGTCAGCCAGGATTTGAAGGTGATCTCTGTGACGTAGACATTGATGAGTGTGCCAGTTCACCATGTATGAATGGCGCCAATTGTTCACACAGTCTAGATTCCTACTATTGCAGTTGTCGCCATGGTTATCACGGACTAAattgtgaatttgaaattgaCGAGTGTCAATCATCACCCTGTCGAAATGGAAGCTGTGTTGATGGCATTGCTAACTTTACTTGCAAATGTGATCCTGGTTTCACGGGATACTTTTGTGAAACAGAAATCGACGAATGTTTACCAACCCCTTGTTACTATGGTAACTGTACGGATCTAATAAACGGTTATTTGTGCGATTGCTTTCCTGGCTACAATGGAACACAGTGTGACATCGATATAGATGAATGTCAAAGTTCAGCCTGTGTTTATGGTTCATGTGTTGACGTCATCGATGGTTTTCATTGCAATTGTGAAAGTGGCTTTAATGGTACACTCTGTGATGTCAATATTGACGATTGCCAATCAAATCCATGTGTCCACGGCGCATGCGTAGATTTGGTCGACAATTACAGATGTGAGTGTAACGAGGGCTTTACGGGCGAAAACTGTGACCTTGACATTGATGAATGTGAGTCGTCTccttgttaccatggcaattgCACTGACATGGAAAATGGGTACTTCTGTGATTGCGAGGACGGTTACAGCGGTAAAGTGTgtcaaaactgtgaaaaacttAATTGTACCCACGGAGTGTGTGATAGAAACAGCACAGACTTTTACTGTCTTTGTGATGTTGGTTATCATGGTGAATATTGTGAGGTAGAAGATGATGAATGTTCAAGTTCTCCATGTGTCTTTGGTAGATGCGTTGATGAAATTAATGGGTATTCATGTATTTGTCAACAAGGATACAAAGGTAAGTTGCAAAGTAAATATTATCACATCTTCCACAGtaatatttgtaacttttcacTCTGCATTAATTTAGCTTATCGTTCAACAACCAATATGGGTCAGACTACACTGAGGGACATTTAAGGACGGTATTTCTGAATACAGAAAGGATTGGAACAGTATTTTCAATGCAGAATTGAGAGGAC
Coding sequences within:
- the LOC139124822 gene encoding fibropellin-1-like, encoding MTIMRQLSESALLITACVIFMTTTVLASTRIELRLQHFDNSNERIIDGGRCDPFGGNCDVKISFCLELGSSTGSQDFSNCLLDRRSSLIYTNRNSFDFPDVIPNGIEQPLALSIGPWPGSIRFKAVAYDVDDIGGNDKIDVYDTDITMDPASGSSTANWHDYAVEGHHSSSIDIRLKVYCDDNYYGDMCDLYCLANDDVTGHYDCNRLNGHKMCHSGWTGANCDVNIDECSSSPCQNGAECVDHVNSFNCLCGAGFTGTFCEVNIDECESLPCLNGGSCIDGNNEFVCICAAGYFGNICETDIDECASQPCQNGATCTDIIAGHLCTCAEGFVGVSCETELDECTSSPCENGGTCIDEVANYTCQCVSGFEGRHCELDIDECHSNPCQNNGTCEHGVDSYNCTCSPGYEGLNCDIDINECESGPCFHNASCMDMVNGFQCLCTSGYEGDTCQYDINECQSVPCKNNATCINQIDGFSCQCVPGYQGEVCDVNIDECSFQLCENQASCIDGVNDFTCLCQPGYTGKTCSIDIDECSSNPCYNNATCVDKVDSYFCLCPDQWYGENCEYLKDSCYGNNCTNNSTCVPHVDGYTCTCQPGFEGDLCDVDIDECASSPCMNGANCSHSLDSYYCSCRHGYHGLNCEFEIDECQSSPCRNGSCVDGIANFTCKCDPGFTGYFCETEIDECLPTPCYYGNCTDLINGYLCDCFPGYNGTQCDIDIDECQSSACVYGSCVDVIDGFHCNCESGFNGTLCDVNIDDCQSNPCVHGACVDLVDNYRCECNEGFTGENCDLDIDECESSPCYHGNCTDMENGYFCDCEDGYSGKVCQNCEKLNCTHGVCDRNSTDFYCLCDVGYHGEYCEVEDDECSSSPCVFGRCVDEINGYSCICQQGYKGANCDVNIDDCVSRPCLHGNCVDKVDNFTCHCYPGYRGRHCEEDIDECQSSPCQNGAKCIDDVNSFTCTCAEGYKGSLCQDDMDECEGNPCGENQVCTNTPGGYQCSCKENYMGEDCQHEVNFCNERPCFYGRCIGQKKGRKCKCDKGFFGEYCQYDLVTYGYQMMLVGDVIDIKKFEEDMEKFLNHPKKFQRRSDDSAAVTVINEERYISPSTGEHLTELTFVVRRDGKYMTANEIDETLADVDDEEFENVLGYRVHVGRAEPVVDIRNEDDGTSSWLSANWYVLIVIIVILAGIIGVAVFVRHKSRSRRKIDEIVETKAEENDYVNMDAMQLAFENQVFEQASSSDETKREPVLEFSNNSPV